The following proteins are co-located in the Paraphotobacterium marinum genome:
- a CDS encoding thrombospondin type 3 repeat-containing protein: MCLQNLLNAFRKILIVIFCTSFLYGCGDSNTFKEQDSQPAPQEQPVSNDPEPDADSAPDSDSPNNDPDSDSNGDDNSSVFLGSGNDNDDDNDGVSNNNDECPNTLNGVEVASDGCADSDGDGSSDNKDDDDDNDGVNDDEDACDNTVAGATDFDGDGCDDANDDDDDNDGVNDGDDDCDNTVTGAADFDNDGCDDANDDDDDNDGVNDDDDACDNTVLGATDFDKDGCDDANDDDDDNDGVNDDDDACDNTVLGATDFDKDGCDDANDDDDDNDGVNDGDDACDNTELGATDFDNDGCDDANDDDDDNDGVNDGNDACDDTTLGALDTDGDGCDDANDDDDDNDGVNDENDKCPNTPINEPDLDQDGCGDETQDDDSDGDGVDDSNDDCPNTPSGATDFDNDGCDDANDDDDDNDGVNDDDDDCDNTEIGATDFDNDGCDDANDDDDDNDGVNDDADSCDDTVLGATDFDSDGCDDANDDDDDNDGVNDDDDACDDTPLNTNVADNGCTDTDDDGVDDDADACDDTVLGATDFDNDGCDDANDDDDDNDGVDDDADTCDDTPLNTNVADNGCTDTDDDGVDDDADACDDTVAGAADFDNDGCDDANDDDDDNDGVNDDEDACDDTVTGAADFDGDGCDDANDDDDDNDGVNDDDDDCDDTTLDATDTDNDGCDDANDDDDDNDGVNDDDDKCPNTPENEPDLDQDGCGDDTQDDDTDGDGVDDSNDNCPDTPSGATDFDNDGCDDANDDDDDNDGVNDDDDDCDNTELGATDFDNDGCDDANDDDDDNDGVNDDADSCDDTVLGATDFDNDGCDDANDDDDDNDGVNDDDDDCDNTELGATDFDNDGCDDANDDDDDNDGVNDDDDACDDTVLGATDFDGDGCDDANDDDDDNDGVDDDADACDDTVLGATDFDNDGCDDANDDDDDNDGVNDDADDCDNTELGATDFDNDGCDDANDDDDDNDGVNDDDDDCDNTELGATDFDGDGCDDANDDDDDNDGVDDDADACDDTVLGATDFDNDGCDDANDDDDDNDGVNDDDDDCDNTELGATDFDGDGCDDANDDDDDNDGVDDDADSCDDTVLGATDFDNDGCDDANDDDDDNDGVDDDADSCDDTVLGATDFDGDGCDDANDDDDDNDGVNDDDDDCDNTELGATDFDGDGCDDANDDDDDNDGVNDDDDDCDNTELGATDFDGDGCDDANDDDDDNDGVDDDADACDDTVLGATDFDNDGCDDANDDDDDNDGVDDDADACDDTVLGATDFDNDGCDDANDDDDDNDGVDDDADACDDTVLGATDFDNDGCDDANDDDDDNDGVDDDADACDDTVLGAADFDGDGCDDANDDDDDNDGVNDDDDDCDNTVTGAADFDGDGCDDANDDDDDNDGVNDDNDNCPETPLNSNVNDEGCTFEDDDGDGVGNDDDDCPNTPAGNPVNSNGCTDTDGDGVPDVDDEENGIGLLTVPSNPSFLTQQGDNATHFYNIDYHIGTNGEEYLYAIGRTYGDGGLDLLIHRIDPINHQYLATQTQRNDTSNGWDYASELTIDDNGNIYVVARTQGDHATIHPSLETGMLSGTHGIGALSKYDKDLNLIWLIQPGHSGNNSDRSVPYTVDVTNDYVFVAGFTQSPILGQGSIDGQNDAYLEIYANENDASIYPSDNSQVLPKAALRLGTEKFESIYDIKVVESGQDLIINLVGSTQGDIDEFTTVNNTNNGVNDNYDPFIAKYRFNTSTETLTEICAYQDNRTTFTDEAHNIEVDSENNIYISGRVKTTSNDNSRDGFVMKYDSDCQPVWSDYSIVRASGNGNEDAIDDIELSVNENRIYFVGDTFGGQMENQDNPIGGLGGYDYFVGAMNTINGGIIDVQQFGSSSNNIAYDLAVTDNNVIYVVTRSYSDASISGANSTSTQTGSSVIQEFYDLSYDYDGDGIIAQDDTDKDGVEDTCPDTLELTGDVTNPFKNDCPVDASFEDDDGDGVGDDDDDCPNTPIGSPVNDSGCIDTDGDGTADDEDDFPNDPDEDTDTDGDGTGDNEDTDDDNDGTSDEDEDNNGTDPLVYESREHEFSVFGVKFLPESGIDFFGLPTGGLNNPITYQVPGDDYYEILTVQDDDQFLNDVDSGDTEDTSEQTLNMNLTWNQIDYFMTFSQDYRTELSNGERLNSYQCYNVNNLTTGESGFICNIGTSLNETKKHNVFAKTISIVSGDTLEYFITDNYDLGRVPYRDLCLMISCGHDSDGDTLSDELEATLGTDPNNPDTDGDGVDDREELQNGTDPTVADDGADITSGVNLDNNYGSSAESHLVYNTDNLNYNPLYRSADNQEMPWAVSITLKTDIVTTSVPTIVWSYASSTIDRNKAHATLYIQNQKLKFAYGTHYNHLRFTSVDTIDLSSWSSVVTIYKGGKTGGGSNQLNQFYNEFEFYLVALDGTVQEIPMNGAHRNYGYSNQMQSGKFRIAATGQYNGINNWYKPASSGDTVQSYNYLSGSIAYTIMTTLTPLKADNITDEEIQAMAFDPTTWLADYKEDTNYRVSGSTNITSNFTSSDASDNSWKSTQVWIFDENNIVTNGTYDYLSSEVNSPTTGIGDAYLIFNDVDASLFENY; the protein is encoded by the coding sequence ATGTGCCTTCAAAACTTACTAAATGCTTTCAGAAAAATTTTAATAGTAATTTTTTGTACATCATTTCTATATGGTTGCGGTGACAGTAACACATTCAAAGAACAAGATAGTCAACCAGCTCCTCAGGAACAACCGGTTTCCAATGATCCTGAGCCTGATGCAGACTCAGCCCCAGATAGTGATTCTCCTAATAATGATCCTGATTCCGATTCAAATGGTGATGATAACTCTAGTGTTTTTTTGGGCTCTGGAAATGATAATGATGATGATAATGATGGGGTTAGTAATAATAACGATGAATGTCCTAATACATTAAATGGAGTGGAAGTTGCTTCAGATGGATGCGCAGATTCAGATGGAGATGGTTCATCAGATAATAAAGATGATGATGATGATAATGATGGCGTCAATGATGATGAAGATGCTTGTGACAATACGGTTGCAGGTGCTACTGACTTTGACGGTGATGGTTGTGATGATGCCAACGATGACGATGATGATAACGATGGCGTGAATGACGGTGATGATGACTGTGACAACACAGTGACGGGCGCAGCTGACTTTGATAATGATGGTTGTGATGATGCCAACGATGATGATGATGATAACGATGGCGTGAATGACGATGATGACGCTTGTGACAATACGGTATTAGGTGCGACTGATTTTGATAAAGATGGTTGTGATGATGCTAACGATGATGATGATGATAACGATGGCGTGAATGACGATGATGACGCTTGTGACAATACGGTATTAGGTGCGACTGATTTTGATAAAGATGGTTGTGATGATGCCAACGATGACGATGATGACAACGATGGTGTCAATGATGGTGATGATGCTTGTGACAACACAGAGTTAGGTGCAACCGACTTTGATAATGACGGTTGTGATGATGCCAACGATGACGATGATGATAACGATGGTGTCAATGATGGCAATGATGCTTGTGATGATACTACACTGGGTGCACTTGATACCGATGGTGATGGTTGTGATGATGCCAACGACGATGATGATGATAACGATGGTGTGAATGACGAAAATGACAAGTGTCCCAATACACCTATAAATGAGCCTGACTTAGATCAAGATGGCTGCGGTGATGAAACACAAGATGATGACAGCGATGGCGATGGTGTAGATGACAGTAATGATGATTGTCCAAATACACCATCTGGTGCAACTGACTTTGATAATGACGGTTGTGATGATGCCAACGATGACGATGATGACAACGATGGTGTGAACGACGATGATGATGATTGTGACAACACAGAGATAGGCGCAACGGATTTCGATAATGACGGTTGTGATGATGCTAATGATGATGATGATGACAACGATGGTGTCAATGACGATGCAGATTCCTGTGATGATACAGTTTTAGGTGCAACTGACTTTGACAGTGATGGTTGTGATGATGCCAACGATGATGATGATGATAACGATGGTGTCAATGACGATGATGATGCTTGTGATGATACACCATTAAATACTAATGTTGCTGATAATGGTTGTACAGACACTGATGACGATGGTGTGGATGATGACGCAGATGCTTGTGACGACACAGTTTTAGGCGCAACGGATTTTGATAATGACGGTTGCGATGATGCCAACGATGATGATGATGATAACGATGGTGTGGATGATGACGCAGATACCTGTGATGATACACCTTTGAACACTAATGTTGCTGACAATGGTTGTACTGACACTGATGATGATGGTGTAGATGATGATGCGGATGCTTGTGATGATACAGTCGCAGGCGCAGCTGACTTTGATAATGATGGTTGTGATGATGCCAACGATGATGATGATGATAATGATGGTGTCAATGACGACGAAGATGCCTGTGATGATACAGTGACGGGCGCAGCTGACTTTGACGGCGATGGTTGTGACGATGCCAATGATGATGATGATGACAATGATGGCGTCAATGATGACGACGATGATTGTGATGACACGACATTAGATGCCACTGATACAGACAATGATGGTTGTGATGATGCCAACGATGATGATGATGATAACGATGGTGTGAATGACGACGATGATAAGTGTCCTAATACGCCAGAGAATGAGCCTGATTTAGACCAAGATGGATGTGGTGATGATACGCAAGATGATGACACTGATGGCGATGGTGTGGATGACAGTAATGATAATTGTCCGGACACTCCTTCTGGTGCCACTGATTTTGATAATGACGGTTGTGATGATGCCAATGATGACGATGATGATAACGATGGTGTCAATGACGACGATGATGATTGTGACAACACAGAGCTAGGTGCAACGGACTTTGATAATGATGGTTGTGACGATGCCAACGATGACGATGATGATAACGATGGCGTGAATGACGATGCAGATTCCTGTGATGATACCGTTCTAGGTGCGACTGATTTTGACAATGATGGTTGTGATGATGCCAACGATGATGATGATGATAACGATGGCGTCAATGACGACGATGATGACTGTGACAACACAGAGCTAGGTGCAACGGATTTTGATAATGATGGTTGTGATGATGCCAACGATGACGATGATGATAACGATGGTGTCAATGACGATGATGACGCCTGTGATGATACTGTCTTAGGCGCAACGGATTTTGATGGTGATGGTTGTGATGATGCCAACGATGACGATGATGACAACGATGGTGTGGATGATGACGCAGATGCTTGTGATGATACTGTTCTAGGTGCGACAGATTTCGATAATGACGGTTGTGACGATGCCAACGATGACGATGATGATAACGATGGCGTGAATGATGATGCAGATGATTGTGACAACACAGAGCTAGGCGCAACGGATTTTGATAATGATGGTTGTGATGATGCCAATGACGACGATGATGATAACGATGGCGTCAATGACGACGATGATGACTGTGACAACACAGAGCTAGGTGCAACGGATTTTGACGGCGATGGTTGTGATGATGCAAACGATGATGATGATGACAACGATGGCGTGGATGATGATGCAGATGCCTGTGATGATACAGTTCTAGGTGCAACGGATTTCGATAATGACGGTTGTGATGATGCCAATGATGACGATGATGATAACGATGGCGTCAATGACGACGATGATGACTGTGACAACACAGAGCTAGGTGCAACGGATTTTGACGGCGATGGTTGTGATGATGCAAACGATGATGATGATGACAACGATGGCGTGGATGATGATGCAGATTCCTGTGATGATACAGTTCTAGGTGCAACGGATTTCGATAATGACGGTTGTGATGATGCCAATGATGACGATGATGACAACGATGGCGTGGATGATGATGCAGATTCCTGTGATGATACAGTATTAGGCGCAACTGACTTTGACGGTGATGGTTGTGATGATGCCAATGACGACGATGATGATAACGATGGCGTCAATGACGACGATGATGACTGTGACAACACAGAGCTAGGTGCAACGGATTTTGACGGCGATGGTTGTGATGATGCCAATGACGACGATGATGATAACGATGGCGTCAATGACGACGATGATGACTGTGACAACACAGAGCTAGGTGCAACGGATTTTGACGGCGATGGTTGTGATGATGCCAACGATGATGATGATGACAACGATGGCGTGGATGATGACGCAGATGCCTGTGATGATACAGTTCTAGGTGCAACGGATTTCGATAATGACGGTTGTGATGATGCCAATGATGATGATGATGACAACGATGGCGTGGATGATGATGCAGATGCCTGTGATGATACAGTATTAGGCGCAACGGATTTTGATAATGATGGTTGTGATGATGCCAACGATGATGATGATGACAACGATGGCGTGGATGATGATGCAGATGCCTGTGATGATACAGTATTAGGCGCAACGGATTTTGATAATGATGGTTGTGACGATGCCAATGATGACGATGATGACAACGATGGTGTGGATGATGACGCAGATGCCTGTGATGATACTGTTCTAGGCGCAGCTGACTTTGACGGTGATGGTTGTGATGATGCCAACGATGATGATGATGACAACGATGGCGTCAATGACGACGATGATGACTGTGACAACACAGTGACGGGCGCAGCTGACTTTGACGGTGATGGTTGTGATGATGCCAACGATGATGATGATGATAACGATGGTGTAAACGATGATAATGATAATTGTCCAGAAACACCGCTTAATTCAAATGTTAATGATGAAGGGTGTACATTTGAAGATGATGATGGGGATGGTGTAGGCAATGACGATGATGATTGTCCAAATACACCAGCAGGTAACCCAGTTAACTCAAATGGTTGTACCGATACCGATGGAGACGGCGTTCCAGATGTGGATGATGAAGAAAATGGAATTGGTTTACTGACCGTACCTTCAAATCCAAGTTTCTTGACACAACAAGGTGATAATGCAACTCATTTTTATAATATTGATTATCACATAGGAACTAACGGGGAAGAGTATTTATACGCCATAGGAAGAACATACGGAGATGGTGGACTTGATTTGCTCATTCACAGAATTGATCCAATAAATCATCAATATTTGGCAACTCAAACTCAAAGAAATGATACTAGTAATGGATGGGATTATGCTTCTGAGTTAACAATTGATGATAATGGCAATATTTATGTAGTTGCAAGAACACAGGGTGATCATGCTACTATCCATCCTTCATTAGAAACAGGAATGTTAAGTGGTACGCATGGCATTGGTGCTCTAAGTAAATATGATAAGGATTTAAATTTAATTTGGTTAATTCAACCCGGTCATAGCGGTAATAATAGTGACAGAAGTGTACCTTATACGGTAGATGTTACAAATGATTACGTATTTGTTGCAGGTTTCACGCAATCTCCAATACTTGGACAAGGAAGTATTGATGGACAAAATGACGCCTACCTAGAAATTTATGCAAATGAAAATGATGCTAGTATATATCCTTCTGATAATTCGCAAGTATTACCAAAAGCAGCTTTACGTTTAGGAACAGAAAAATTTGAGTCTATTTATGACATTAAAGTAGTTGAATCTGGACAAGACTTGATTATTAATCTTGTGGGATCAACACAAGGAGATATCGATGAATTCACTACTGTCAATAATACGAATAATGGTGTGAATGATAACTATGATCCATTCATTGCGAAATATCGTTTTAACACCAGTACTGAAACGTTAACAGAAATATGTGCTTATCAAGATAATAGAACAACTTTTACAGATGAAGCGCACAACATTGAAGTGGATAGCGAAAATAACATTTATATTTCAGGTCGAGTTAAAACAACCTCTAATGATAATTCCCGTGATGGTTTTGTGATGAAATATGACAGTGACTGTCAACCTGTTTGGTCAGATTACTCTATTGTTCGAGCAAGTGGCAATGGTAATGAAGATGCAATAGATGATATTGAACTATCAGTGAATGAAAATAGGATTTACTTTGTGGGTGATACTTTTGGTGGACAAATGGAAAACCAAGACAATCCAATTGGAGGACTCGGGGGTTATGACTATTTTGTTGGGGCGATGAACACCATTAATGGTGGGATTATTGATGTACAACAGTTTGGCTCATCTAGCAATAATATTGCTTATGACTTAGCGGTTACAGATAATAATGTTATTTATGTTGTAACCAGAAGCTATAGCGATGCCTCTATTTCAGGTGCAAACTCAACTTCTACTCAAACAGGTAGCTCAGTGATTCAAGAGTTTTATGATTTATCTTATGATTATGATGGTGATGGCATCATAGCACAGGATGATACTGATAAAGATGGAGTTGAAGATACTTGTCCTGATACACTAGAGCTCACAGGTGATGTAACCAATCCATTTAAAAATGATTGTCCTGTAGATGCGTCATTTGAAGATGATGATGGCGATGGCGTTGGTGATGATGATGATGATTGTCCGAATACGCCTATTGGCTCACCTGTAAATGACAGTGGTTGTATCGACACCGATGGAGATGGTACCGCAGATGATGAAGATGATTTTCCAAATGATCCAGATGAAGATACAGATACAGATGGTGATGGAACCGGTGACAATGAAGATACCGATGATGATAATGATGGAACATCAGATGAAGATGAAGATAATAATGGAACCGATCCACTAGTGTACGAGTCTAGAGAGCATGAGTTTTCAGTCTTTGGGGTAAAATTCCTACCTGAAAGTGGCATTGATTTCTTTGGCTTACCAACTGGAGGGTTAAATAATCCCATCACATATCAAGTTCCAGGTGATGATTATTATGAAATATTAACAGTTCAAGATGATGATCAGTTTTTAAATGATGTAGATTCAGGTGATACAGAAGATACTTCTGAGCAAACCTTAAACATGAACTTGACTTGGAACCAAATCGATTACTTTATGACTTTTTCACAAGATTATCGAACAGAGTTATCTAATGGTGAAAGGTTGAACAGTTACCAATGCTACAATGTTAATAATCTAACAACAGGTGAGTCTGGCTTCATTTGTAATATAGGAACTAGTTTAAATGAAACGAAGAAGCATAATGTATTTGCTAAAACAATCAGTATTGTTAGCGGAGATACTTTAGAGTATTTTATTACTGATAATTATGACTTAGGACGAGTGCCTTATCGCGATTTATGTTTAATGATATCTTGTGGACATGATTCAGATGGCGATACTTTAAGCGATGAATTGGAGGCGACATTAGGAACAGATCCAAATAATCCTGATACAGATGGGGATGGTGTTGATGATCGAGAAGAGTTACAAAATGGAACCGATCCAACAGTGGCTGATGATGGCGCTGATATTACGTCAGGTGTCAATTTAGATAATAATTATGGTAGTAGTGCTGAAAGCCACTTGGTTTATAATACTGATAACTTGAATTATAACCCACTTTATCGTTCAGCTGATAACCAAGAGATGCCTTGGGCGGTTTCGATTACGCTAAAAACAGATATTGTAACAACTTCAGTGCCAACTATAGTATGGTCTTATGCTTCAAGCACTATTGATAGAAATAAAGCGCATGCAACTTTGTATATCCAGAATCAAAAGTTAAAATTTGCTTATGGTACCCACTATAATCATTTAAGGTTTACCTCGGTAGATACGATTGATTTGTCAAGCTGGAGTAGTGTAGTAACGATTTACAAAGGTGGTAAAACAGGTGGGGGCAGTAATCAATTAAATCAATTTTATAATGAGTTTGAATTTTATTTGGTTGCATTGGATGGAACTGTTCAAGAAATTCCTATGAATGGTGCACATCGAAACTATGGCTATAGTAATCAAATGCAAAGTGGTAAGTTCCGTATAGCAGCAACAGGCCAATATAATGGTATAAATAATTGGTATAAACCAGCCTCAAGTGGAGATACGGTCCAATCATATAATTATTTAAGTGGTTCGATAGCCTATACCATTATGACAACTTTGACGCCATTGAAAGCAGACAATATTACGGATGAAGAAATCCAAGCAATGGCTTTTGATCCGACTACATGGTTAGCAGATTATAAAGAAGACACTAACTATAGAGTGTCGGGGTCAACTAATATCACTTCAAACTTCACATCAAGTGATGCGAGTGATAATTCTTGGAAATCAACTCAAGTATGGATCTTTGATGAGAATAATATAGTGACCAATGGTACCTATGATTACTTATCGAGTGAAGTAAACTCTCCAACAACAGGAATAGGAGATGCTTATTTGATTTTTAATGATGTTGACGCATCGTTATTCGAAAATTATTAA